The Pseudomonas azotoformans genome has a segment encoding these proteins:
- a CDS encoding cobalamin-binding protein encodes MKRAWLAVLLLALSAQALSAERVVSLAPSLSEIVAELGAADVLVGVLDGGERPAALAHVASVGHYGQLDMERLLSLKPDLILLWPGSVGPAQREQLQRLNIPVYVAEPHSLEQLTTQVQAIAEQLGRAEAGRQLAAQLRQRLAELRQRYQRAEPLRVFYQVWNQPLYTVGGGQIISDALSVCGARNVFDDLKLPAPQVSIESVLQRDPELILVGDQAQKEAWKVWPAMAERVRVVPDKGLERPSGQMLEAVARLCEVIAPR; translated from the coding sequence ATGAAGCGTGCTTGGCTGGCGGTCCTGCTGCTGGCGTTGAGTGCCCAGGCATTGTCGGCCGAGCGGGTGGTCAGCCTGGCGCCGTCCCTGTCTGAAATCGTTGCTGAACTGGGCGCCGCCGACGTGCTGGTGGGTGTGCTCGATGGTGGCGAGCGCCCTGCTGCCCTGGCGCACGTGGCGTCCGTGGGGCATTACGGCCAATTGGATATGGAACGCCTGCTCAGCCTCAAGCCCGACTTGATCCTGCTGTGGCCCGGCAGCGTCGGCCCAGCCCAGCGTGAGCAGTTGCAGCGCCTGAACATCCCGGTCTACGTCGCTGAACCCCATAGCCTTGAACAACTCACCACCCAGGTCCAGGCCATCGCCGAGCAATTGGGTCGTGCTGAAGCCGGCCGGCAATTGGCCGCGCAATTACGCCAACGCCTGGCCGAGTTGCGTCAGCGCTATCAGCGTGCCGAGCCATTGCGCGTGTTTTACCAAGTGTGGAACCAGCCGCTGTATACCGTGGGCGGCGGGCAGATCATCAGCGATGCGTTGAGTGTGTGCGGCGCGCGTAATGTGTTCGATGACCTCAAGTTGCCCGCGCCGCAGGTGAGCATTGAATCGGTGTTGCAGCGTGATCCCGAATTGATTCTGGTCGGGGATCAAGCGCAGAAGGAGGCCTGGAAGGTCTGGCCGGCGATGGCGGAACGGGTGCGCGTGGTGCCGGATAAAGGCCTGGAGCGTCCGAGCGGGCAGATGTTGGAGGCGGTGGCGCGGTTGTGTGAGGTGATCGCGCCCCGTTAG
- the ribD gene encoding bifunctional diaminohydroxyphosphoribosylaminopyrimidine deaminase/5-amino-6-(5-phosphoribosylamino)uracil reductase RibD, translating to MNPPSAEQAVLDAHYMARALELARKGLYTTHPNPRVGCVIVRDGQIVGEGWHERTGEPHAEPNALRAAGAKARGATVYVTLEPCSHHGRTPPCADALVTAGVARVVAGMQDPNPEVAGRGMQRLAQAGIEVRSGVLEAEARALNPGFLKRMEHGLPFVRVKLAMSLDGRTAMASGESQWITGPAARAAVQRLRAEASVVLTGADTVLADGARLTVRAAELGLDEATTALAMSRPPLRVLIDGRLRVPLNAPFFKAGPALVITCVTPENQFPRGPECLVVPGVDGQVDLRSALVALAARGVNEVLVEAGPSLAGAFAQQGLVDEYVIFIAGKFLGSAARPLLDWPLEKLADAPQLKITEMRAVGDDWRVTAIPVPAASV from the coding sequence ATGAACCCACCGTCTGCCGAACAAGCTGTGCTCGATGCTCATTACATGGCCCGCGCCCTGGAACTGGCGCGCAAGGGCCTGTACACCACCCATCCCAACCCGCGCGTGGGTTGCGTGATTGTGCGTGACGGGCAGATTGTCGGCGAAGGCTGGCATGAGCGTACCGGCGAACCCCACGCCGAACCCAACGCCCTGCGCGCCGCCGGAGCCAAAGCCCGTGGCGCCACGGTGTATGTGACCCTCGAACCGTGCAGTCACCATGGGCGTACGCCGCCTTGCGCGGATGCGTTGGTCACGGCGGGCGTGGCTCGTGTCGTCGCCGGCATGCAGGACCCGAACCCGGAAGTGGCGGGGCGCGGCATGCAGCGCTTGGCTCAAGCCGGTATCGAAGTGCGCAGCGGTGTGTTGGAAGCAGAAGCTCGCGCGTTGAATCCGGGGTTCCTCAAACGCATGGAGCACGGCCTGCCCTTCGTGCGGGTCAAGCTGGCAATGAGTCTGGACGGCCGCACCGCGATGGCCAGTGGCGAAAGCCAATGGATCACCGGCCCGGCTGCCCGTGCCGCCGTGCAGCGCCTGCGCGCCGAGGCCAGTGTGGTGCTGACCGGCGCCGACACGGTGCTGGCCGACGGTGCTCGCCTGACCGTGCGCGCCGCTGAACTCGGCCTGGATGAAGCCACCACGGCCCTGGCCATGTCGCGCCCGCCGTTGCGCGTGCTGATCGACGGCCGCCTGCGCGTGCCGCTCAATGCGCCATTCTTCAAGGCCGGCCCGGCGTTGGTCATCACCTGCGTGACCCCGGAAAACCAGTTCCCCCGTGGCCCCGAGTGCCTGGTGGTGCCGGGCGTAGACGGCCAGGTTGACCTGCGCTCGGCGCTGGTTGCGCTGGCGGCCCGTGGCGTCAACGAAGTGCTGGTGGAAGCCGGCCCAAGCCTGGCCGGTGCATTTGCCCAGCAAGGCCTGGTGGATGAATACGTGATTTTCATCGCCGGCAAATTCCTCGGCTCCGCCGCCCGGCCTTTGTTGGACTGGCCGCTTGAGAAACTGGCCGATGCCCCCCAACTCAAGATCACTGAAATGCGCGCTGTAGGCGACGACTGGCGAGTCACTGCCATCCCTGTGCCAGCAGCGAGCGTATAA
- the thiL gene encoding thiamine-phosphate kinase: MGEFELIRNYFAAAPCAQGGEGIALGIGDDCALLALPAGEQLAISTDTLVAGVHFADPCDPFLLGQRSLAVAVSDLAAMGANPLAFTLALTTPTVDADWLQRYAQGLNLMAQSCGVGLVGGDTTRGPLTLTLTVFGRVPAGQALTRSGAQPGDLLCVGGELGNAAGALPLVLGQRSADAAIADPLLAHYWSPQPQLALGLALRGKATSAMDISDGLLADCGHIATASAVSLLIERQRLPLSQALLAFVGDDAARVAALSGGDDYVLAFTLPPAELAPLLADGWPVHVIGRVEAGQGVTLLDANGQDITPAIRGYQHFRGAP; encoded by the coding sequence ATGGGCGAGTTTGAGCTGATCCGCAATTACTTCGCCGCCGCGCCCTGTGCGCAAGGCGGCGAAGGCATTGCCCTTGGGATCGGCGACGACTGCGCCTTGCTGGCGCTTCCTGCCGGGGAGCAGCTGGCGATCTCCACCGATACTTTGGTGGCCGGGGTGCATTTTGCCGACCCCTGCGATCCGTTCCTGCTGGGTCAGCGCTCGCTGGCCGTGGCGGTAAGCGATTTGGCCGCCATGGGCGCCAACCCCCTCGCCTTTACCCTTGCCCTCACCACACCGACGGTCGACGCCGATTGGTTGCAACGCTATGCCCAGGGTTTGAACCTGATGGCGCAGAGTTGTGGCGTGGGCCTGGTGGGCGGCGATACCACCCGTGGGCCGTTAACCCTGACCCTCACCGTATTTGGTCGCGTACCTGCAGGGCAAGCCTTGACCCGCAGCGGGGCGCAGCCGGGTGACTTGCTGTGTGTCGGTGGCGAACTGGGCAATGCGGCCGGCGCGCTGCCGTTGGTATTGGGTCAGCGCAGTGCCGACGCAGCCATCGCTGATCCGCTATTAGCCCATTACTGGTCGCCGCAACCGCAGTTGGCGCTGGGGCTGGCGCTGCGCGGCAAGGCCACGTCTGCCATGGATATTTCCGACGGCCTTCTGGCCGATTGCGGGCATATCGCCACGGCTTCGGCTGTCAGCCTGTTGATCGAGCGTCAGCGGTTGCCTCTGTCTCAGGCACTGTTGGCGTTTGTCGGCGATGACGCCGCGCGCGTGGCGGCCCTGAGCGGGGGCGACGATTATGTGCTGGCGTTCACCCTGCCACCCGCCGAGCTGGCGCCATTGCTGGCCGACGGCTGGCCGGTCCATGTGATCGGCCGGGTTGAGGCGGGGCAGGGCGTGACGCTGCTCGACGCCAACGGGCAGGACATCACGCCGGCCATTCGTGGCTATCAACATTTTCGCGGGGCGCCCTGA
- the nusB gene encoding transcription antitermination factor NusB: protein MISDESDNFNPREPRPADAGKPSKNEKRRAARQLATQALYQRHLAGASLNEIEAQFRVDNDFTFADLPYFHDILHGVHAHLTEIDTALAPCLDLTIEELDPVELCVMRLSAWELLYRVDVPYRVVINEGIELAKVYGSTDGHKFVNGVLDKLAPRLREAEVKAYKR, encoded by the coding sequence GTGATTTCCGACGAGAGCGACAACTTCAACCCGCGCGAGCCACGTCCAGCCGATGCTGGCAAGCCGTCCAAGAACGAGAAGCGTCGCGCTGCTCGTCAATTGGCGACCCAGGCGCTGTACCAGCGTCACCTGGCAGGCGCGTCGTTGAACGAGATCGAAGCACAGTTTCGCGTCGACAACGATTTCACCTTCGCCGACCTGCCGTACTTTCACGACATCCTGCACGGTGTACATGCGCACCTGACCGAGATCGACACGGCCCTGGCACCTTGCCTGGACCTGACCATCGAAGAGTTGGACCCGGTTGAACTGTGCGTGATGCGCCTGTCTGCCTGGGAACTGCTGTATCGCGTCGACGTGCCGTACCGGGTGGTCATCAACGAAGGTATCGAACTGGCGAAAGTCTACGGTTCGACCGACGGCCACAAGTTCGTCAACGGCGTGCTCGACAAGCTGGCGCCGCGCCTGCGTGAAGCCGAAGTGAAGGCGTACAAGCGCTAA
- the ribH gene encoding 6,7-dimethyl-8-ribityllumazine synthase codes for MTLKTIEGTFIAPKGRYALVVGRFNSFVVESLVSGAVDALVRHGVSESDITIIRAPGAFEIPLVAQKVAQQGEYAAIIALGAVIRGGTPHFEYVAGECTKGLAQVSMEFGVPVAFGVLTVDSIEQAIERSGTKAGNKGAEAALSALEMVSLLSQLEAK; via the coding sequence ATGACCCTGAAGACCATCGAAGGTACCTTCATCGCCCCCAAAGGCCGCTATGCCCTGGTGGTTGGCCGCTTCAACAGCTTCGTGGTTGAAAGCCTGGTAAGCGGTGCCGTTGACGCCCTGGTTCGCCACGGTGTGAGCGAGAGCGACATCACGATCATCCGCGCGCCTGGCGCCTTCGAAATTCCACTGGTTGCGCAAAAAGTTGCTCAACAGGGTGAATACGCGGCGATCATCGCCCTGGGCGCGGTCATTCGTGGCGGTACTCCGCACTTCGAATACGTGGCTGGCGAATGCACCAAGGGCCTGGCCCAGGTGTCCATGGAGTTCGGCGTGCCAGTCGCTTTCGGCGTGCTGACCGTGGATTCCATCGAGCAAGCCATCGAGCGTTCCGGCACCAAGGCCGGTAACAAAGGCGCTGAAGCTGCCCTGTCCGCCCTGGAAATGGTCAGCCTGCTGTCGCAGTTGGAGGCCAAGTGA
- a CDS encoding substrate-binding periplasmic protein: MDVRRWLLIVLCAFTSLVQAQDVPGKVMLASEEWNDYTNKDGSGLAWDVLRQVFEPAGITLQTRSVPYTRSVGLAQRGEVDGWVGSYRDEATGVLYSHWNFDSDHIYALGLASTPAPTVATLGNYRLAWVRGYKYEEYLPNVHRFNQIERRDGILPMLQHARADFYIDALTEAKYVLNQADDPSKFTLTHIAELPLYIGFADNERGRALMAVFDQRMAALVKSGELKAIFEHWKQPYPF, from the coding sequence ATGGATGTGCGCCGCTGGCTGCTGATAGTGCTGTGTGCCTTTACGTCGTTAGTCCAGGCGCAGGACGTGCCCGGCAAGGTCATGCTGGCCAGTGAAGAGTGGAACGACTACACCAACAAAGACGGCAGCGGCCTGGCCTGGGACGTGCTGCGCCAGGTGTTCGAACCCGCCGGAATCACGCTGCAGACCCGCTCCGTACCCTACACACGATCGGTCGGCCTGGCCCAGCGCGGCGAGGTGGATGGCTGGGTCGGTTCCTATCGCGATGAAGCCACGGGTGTGTTGTACTCCCACTGGAACTTCGATTCCGATCATATCTACGCCCTCGGCCTGGCCAGCACGCCGGCGCCGACAGTGGCCACGCTGGGCAATTACCGCCTGGCCTGGGTGCGCGGCTACAAGTACGAGGAGTACTTGCCCAATGTGCACCGCTTCAACCAGATCGAGCGCCGCGACGGTATTTTGCCGATGCTGCAACACGCGCGGGCCGACTTCTACATCGATGCGCTGACCGAGGCCAAGTACGTGCTGAATCAGGCGGATGACCCGTCCAAGTTCACACTGACCCACATCGCCGAACTGCCGCTCTATATCGGGTTTGCCGATAACGAGCGAGGTCGCGCCTTGATGGCCGTGTTCGACCAGCGCATGGCGGCGCTGGTGAAAAGCGGCGAGTTAAAGGCGATTTTCGAGCACTGGAAACAGCCGTATCCGTTCTGA
- the ribBA gene encoding bifunctional 3,4-dihydroxy-2-butanone-4-phosphate synthase/GTP cyclohydrolase II, translating into MALNSIEELVEDIRQGKMVILMDDEDRENEGDIIMAAEACLPEHINFMAKHARGLICMPMSRERCELLKLPLMAPRNGSGFGTKFTVSIEATTGVTTGISAADRARTVQAAAAKDAKAEDIVSPGHIFPLMAQPGGTLARAGHTEAACDLARMAGFEPSGVICEVMNDDGTMARRTELEAFAAEHNLKIGTIADLIHYRMIHERTVQRIAEQPLDSELGQFNLVTYRDSVEGDVHMALTLGTICAEEPTLVRVHNMDPLRDLLMVKQPGRWSLRAAMAAVSEAGSGVVLLLGHPLDGDVLLAHIRETADHAPVKKPTTYSIVGAGSQILRDLGVRKMRLMSAPMKFNAISGFDLEVVEYVPSE; encoded by the coding sequence GTGGCGCTCAATAGCATCGAAGAACTGGTTGAAGACATCCGCCAAGGCAAGATGGTCATCCTGATGGATGACGAAGACCGCGAAAACGAAGGCGACATCATCATGGCCGCCGAGGCCTGCTTGCCTGAGCACATCAACTTCATGGCCAAGCATGCCCGCGGGCTGATCTGCATGCCCATGAGCCGTGAACGCTGCGAACTACTCAAGCTGCCGTTGATGGCGCCGCGCAATGGTTCGGGTTTTGGCACCAAGTTCACCGTCTCGATTGAAGCCACCACCGGCGTCACCACCGGCATCTCCGCTGCCGACCGCGCACGTACCGTGCAGGCCGCCGCCGCGAAAGACGCCAAGGCCGAAGACATCGTCAGCCCCGGTCACATCTTCCCGTTGATGGCCCAACCGGGCGGCACCCTGGCCCGCGCCGGCCACACCGAAGCCGCCTGCGACCTGGCGCGCATGGCCGGTTTCGAGCCGAGCGGGGTGATCTGCGAAGTGATGAACGACGACGGCACCATGGCCCGTCGCACCGAACTCGAAGCCTTTGCCGCCGAACACAACCTCAAGATCGGCACGATTGCCGACCTGATTCACTACCGCATGATCCACGAACGTACCGTTCAGCGGATTGCCGAGCAGCCACTGGACAGCGAACTGGGCCAATTCAATTTGGTGACCTACCGTGATTCAGTGGAAGGCGACGTGCACATGGCCCTGACCCTGGGCACCATTTGCGCCGAAGAACCCACCCTGGTGCGTGTGCACAACATGGACCCGCTGCGTGACCTGCTGATGGTCAAGCAGCCGGGCCGCTGGAGCCTGCGCGCCGCCATGGCTGCGGTTTCCGAGGCTGGCAGTGGTGTGGTGCTGTTGCTCGGTCACCCGCTGGATGGCGATGTGTTGCTGGCGCATATCCGCGAAACAGCTGACCACGCGCCGGTGAAAAAACCGACCACCTACAGCATCGTCGGTGCCGGTTCGCAGATCCTGCGTGACCTGGGCGTGCGTAAAATGCGCTTGATGAGTGCGCCAATGAAATTTAATGCGATATCCGGTTTCGACCTGGAAGTAGTAGAATATGTGCCCTCCGAATAA
- the ribA gene encoding GTP cyclohydrolase II yields MPVVFVAASKLPTPFATFTMNGFLEEATGREHVVLSLGDIADGAPVLGRVHSECLTGDALFSQRCDCGSQLEAAMRAIAREGRGVLLYLRQEGRGIGLMNKIRAYELQDGGADTVEANERLGFAADQRDYAICLPMLEHLGVKSLRLMTNNPRKVKALTEMGITVAERVPLHTGHNPHNKLYLATKASKLDHMMGNEHQGEVDRA; encoded by the coding sequence GTGCCCGTCGTTTTCGTCGCCGCTTCCAAGCTGCCTACCCCTTTTGCCACGTTCACCATGAACGGCTTCCTCGAAGAAGCCACCGGGCGCGAGCACGTTGTGCTGAGCCTGGGCGATATCGCGGATGGCGCGCCAGTGCTGGGTCGTGTGCATTCCGAATGCCTGACCGGCGATGCGCTGTTCAGTCAGCGTTGCGACTGCGGTTCGCAACTGGAAGCCGCCATGCGGGCCATCGCCCGTGAAGGCCGTGGCGTGTTGCTGTACCTGCGTCAGGAAGGCCGTGGCATTGGCCTGATGAACAAGATCCGCGCCTACGAGCTGCAAGACGGCGGCGCCGATACCGTCGAGGCCAACGAGCGCCTGGGTTTCGCCGCCGACCAGCGTGACTACGCGATCTGCCTGCCGATGCTGGAGCACTTGGGCGTCAAATCCCTGCGCTTGATGACCAACAACCCACGCAAGGTCAAAGCCTTGACCGAGATGGGCATCACCGTGGCCGAGCGCGTGCCGCTGCACACCGGGCACAACCCGCACAACAAACTCTACCTGGCCACCAAGGCAAGCAAGCTCGACCACATGATGGGCAACGAGCACCAGGGCGAGGTCGACCGCGCGTGA
- a CDS encoding nuclear FMR1 interacting 1 family protein, which yields MTRGQVKRRLSFNWWQYLALALLPLFVINLVFGQAESLLPVLAMPFFIAGVASMFLSLRYFNGYKHALIATSKALDTPEEPAAWITLAARRRTALLVAAVPAWIGALAVFVGLEAVPLFLLALSTLVLFYLYRIPRQLG from the coding sequence GTGACCCGTGGCCAGGTGAAACGGCGACTGTCCTTCAACTGGTGGCAGTACCTGGCCCTGGCGCTGCTGCCCCTGTTTGTGATCAACCTGGTGTTCGGCCAAGCCGAATCCTTGCTGCCAGTGCTGGCCATGCCGTTCTTCATTGCCGGCGTGGCCTCGATGTTTCTCAGCCTGCGTTACTTCAACGGCTATAAACACGCGTTGATCGCCACCTCCAAAGCCCTCGATACCCCGGAAGAACCGGCTGCCTGGATTACCTTGGCGGCCCGTCGGCGTACGGCGTTGCTGGTGGCGGCGGTTCCGGCCTGGATCGGCGCGCTGGCGGTGTTCGTCGGCCTGGAGGCGGTGCCGCTGTTCCTGCTGGCACTGTCGACGCTGGTGCTGTTCTACCTCTACCGCATCCCCCGTCAACTGGGATGA
- a CDS encoding class I SAM-dependent methyltransferase, whose amino-acid sequence MTPPLDLQAALSELIGDAHLVPCPLPGTALSLWLLDADNMDRAFSPEETRRILHEPPYWSFCWASGLALARYLAANPQWVAGKRVLDFGAGSGVAGIAAVKAGALEVVACDLDPLALASCRANAELNGVELGYSQDFFAEADRFDLILVADVLYDRANLPLLDQFLTRGREALVADSRVRDFQHPDYRRLEILDALTLPDLAEPWEFRKVSLYHSRRS is encoded by the coding sequence ATGACGCCACCGCTGGACCTGCAAGCCGCACTGAGCGAACTGATCGGCGACGCGCACCTGGTGCCCTGCCCGCTGCCGGGCACCGCGTTGTCGTTGTGGCTTCTGGATGCAGACAACATGGACCGCGCCTTCAGCCCCGAAGAAACTCGGCGCATCCTGCATGAACCGCCCTACTGGAGCTTTTGCTGGGCCAGTGGCCTGGCGCTGGCGCGGTACCTGGCGGCGAACCCGCAGTGGGTCGCGGGCAAGCGCGTGCTGGATTTTGGCGCGGGCTCCGGCGTGGCCGGGATTGCGGCGGTCAAAGCCGGCGCGCTGGAAGTGGTGGCCTGCGACCTCGACCCGTTGGCGCTGGCATCCTGCCGGGCGAATGCCGAACTCAACGGCGTAGAGCTGGGTTATTCGCAAGACTTCTTCGCCGAGGCCGACCGCTTCGACCTGATTCTGGTGGCGGATGTGCTCTACGACCGGGCGAACCTGCCGCTGCTGGATCAGTTCCTCACGCGAGGCCGCGAAGCGTTGGTAGCGGATTCACGCGTACGGGATTTTCAGCACCCGGATTATCGGCGGCTGGAGATTCTTGATGCGCTGACGTTGCCGGATCTGGCGGAGCCTTGGGAGTTTCGCAAGGTGAGTCTGTACCATTCGCGGCGCTCTTGA
- a CDS encoding riboflavin synthase, which translates to MFTGIIESIGSIRAMTPKGGDVRLSVETGKLDLGDVKLGDSIAINGVCLTVIELPGNGFAADVSRETLDCTAMNDLKAGSPVNLEKALTPTTRLGGHLVSGHVDGVGEVVARSENARAVEFRIRAPKELAKYIAHKGSITVDGTSLTVNAVNGAEFELTIIPHTLSETIMASYQPGRRVNLEVDLLARYLERLLLGDKAAEPASGNITESFLAANGYLKS; encoded by the coding sequence ATGTTCACCGGCATCATCGAATCCATCGGCAGCATTCGTGCAATGACCCCAAAAGGCGGCGATGTTCGCTTGTCGGTTGAAACCGGCAAGCTCGACCTGGGCGACGTCAAACTGGGCGACAGCATTGCCATCAACGGTGTGTGCCTGACCGTCATCGAGTTGCCAGGCAACGGTTTTGCCGCCGATGTCAGCCGGGAAACCCTGGACTGCACCGCGATGAACGACCTCAAGGCCGGCAGCCCGGTCAACCTGGAAAAAGCCCTGACCCCGACCACCCGCCTGGGCGGCCACCTGGTCAGCGGCCATGTGGACGGCGTCGGTGAAGTGGTCGCGCGTAGCGAGAACGCCCGTGCAGTCGAATTCCGCATCCGTGCGCCGAAGGAACTGGCCAAGTACATCGCCCACAAAGGCTCGATCACCGTCGACGGCACCAGCCTGACCGTGAACGCCGTGAACGGCGCCGAATTTGAACTGACCATCATTCCCCACACCCTCAGCGAAACCATCATGGCGTCTTACCAGCCAGGTCGCCGGGTGAACCTGGAAGTGGACTTGCTTGCCCGTTACCTGGAGCGCCTGTTGTTGGGCGATAAGGCCGCAGAGCCTGCATCCGGGAACATCACTGAAAGTTTTCTGGCCGCTAACGGCTACCTGAAATCCTGA
- the nrdR gene encoding transcriptional regulator NrdR: MHCPFCGANDTKVIDSRLVAEGDQVRRRRECLACGERFTTFETAELVLPRLIKSDGSRQPFDEEKLRAGMQRALEKRPVSVERLEAALVHIKHKLRATGEREVKSLVVGELVMGELQKLDEVAYIRFASVYRRFQDLNEFREEIDRLAREPAKE; encoded by the coding sequence ATGCACTGTCCCTTCTGCGGTGCCAACGACACCAAGGTCATTGACTCGCGTCTGGTCGCCGAGGGCGATCAAGTACGTCGCCGGCGCGAATGCCTGGCCTGCGGTGAACGTTTCACCACCTTCGAAACCGCCGAACTGGTATTGCCGCGTCTGATCAAATCCGACGGAAGCCGCCAGCCTTTCGACGAAGAAAAACTGCGCGCCGGTATGCAGCGCGCCCTGGAAAAACGCCCGGTGAGTGTCGAGCGGCTGGAGGCGGCGCTGGTGCACATCAAGCACAAGCTGCGTGCGACCGGCGAGCGCGAGGTCAAGAGCCTGGTGGTTGGAGAACTGGTGATGGGCGAGTTGCAAAAGCTCGACGAAGTTGCCTACATCCGTTTCGCCTCGGTGTATCGACGCTTCCAGGACCTCAATGAGTTCCGCGAAGAGATCGACCGCCTGGCCCGTGAGCCTGCCAAAGAATGA
- a CDS encoding YbaY family lipoprotein: protein MQLRPLVLLTLFSFLVACSSEAPKPAAPQPTPAQEKKVPGLEDMGPLPAYQREISGSLTNIPAGAEVEMALLVIDDRSRPQQLLASSVLSGNGKPLAFRLRFNPEAFPAGARVELRGRASQSGQLILHLPAVRITQAITQTTGPLQLVKAP from the coding sequence ATGCAGTTACGACCACTTGTTTTGCTCACCCTGTTCAGTTTCCTGGTCGCCTGCAGCAGCGAAGCCCCCAAGCCGGCCGCACCTCAGCCCACACCGGCCCAAGAGAAAAAAGTCCCCGGCCTTGAAGACATGGGCCCCCTGCCCGCCTACCAGCGGGAAATCAGCGGCAGCCTGACCAACATTCCGGCGGGCGCCGAAGTCGAGATGGCGTTGCTGGTGATCGATGACCGTTCACGCCCGCAACAACTGCTCGCCAGCAGCGTGTTGAGCGGCAACGGCAAGCCCCTGGCCTTCCGCCTGCGCTTCAACCCCGAGGCGTTCCCTGCCGGTGCGCGGGTTGAACTGCGTGGCCGCGCCAGCCAGTCCGGCCAACTGATCCTGCACCTGCCCGCCGTGCGCATCACCCAGGCGATCACCCAGACCACCGGCCCCCTGCAACTCGTCAAGGCACCATGA
- the trxA gene encoding thioredoxin, with product MSELTPYIFDVTTANFDQAVIQNSFEKPVLVDFWAEWCAPCKALMPMLAKVAESYQGELLLAKVDCEAEQDIVARFGIQSLPTVVLFKDGQPVDGFAGAQPESAVRAMLEPHVQMPPPAAADPLEQAQALFAEGRISDAEAVLVALLGEDNTNAAALILYARCLAERGELGEAQTVLDAVKSDDHKAALAGAKAQITFLRQAADLPDAADLKSRLAQNPQDDEAAYQLAIQQLARQQYDAALEGLLKLFIRNRSYSEGLPHKTLLQVFELLGNDHPLVTVYRRKLFAALY from the coding sequence ATGAGTGAGCTCACGCCGTACATCTTCGATGTCACCACCGCCAATTTTGACCAGGCAGTGATCCAGAACTCCTTCGAAAAACCCGTACTGGTGGATTTCTGGGCCGAGTGGTGCGCGCCGTGCAAGGCGTTGATGCCGATGCTCGCGAAAGTTGCCGAGAGTTATCAGGGTGAGTTGCTGCTGGCCAAGGTCGATTGCGAGGCCGAGCAGGATATTGTTGCGCGCTTTGGCATTCAAAGCCTGCCGACGGTGGTGTTGTTCAAGGACGGCCAGCCGGTGGACGGTTTTGCCGGGGCGCAGCCGGAGTCGGCGGTGCGCGCGATGCTGGAGCCGCATGTACAGATGCCACCACCGGCGGCGGCGGATCCGTTGGAGCAGGCCCAAGCGTTGTTTGCCGAGGGTCGCATCAGCGATGCCGAGGCCGTGCTGGTGGCATTGCTGGGCGAGGACAACACCAACGCTGCGGCGTTAATCCTGTACGCGCGCTGCCTGGCTGAGCGTGGTGAGTTGGGCGAAGCCCAGACCGTGCTGGACGCCGTGAAGAGCGACGACCACAAAGCCGCCCTCGCCGGCGCCAAGGCGCAGATCACCTTCCTGCGCCAGGCTGCCGACCTCCCGGACGCCGCCGACCTGAAAAGCCGCCTGGCGCAAAACCCGCAGGATGACGAAGCGGCCTATCAGCTGGCGATCCAGCAACTGGCGCGCCAGCAGTACGACGCAGCGCTGGAAGGTCTGCTCAAGCTATTCATCCGTAACCGCAGCTACAGCGAAGGCCTGCCACACAAGACCTTGCTGCAGGTGTTCGAACTGCTGGGCAATGATCACCCGCTGGTGACCGTGTACCGCCGCAAGTTGTTTGCCGCGCTGTACTAA